One window from the genome of Moritella sp. F3 encodes:
- a CDS encoding protein-disulfide reductase DsbD domain-containing protein has product MNLKSLLLLAGSLALQSTIPAFANNNFSLFANKAQSAPAFLPAEEAFVFSQLQQDQQLNVFWQITDGYYLYKNKLRVTINGNEHTIQGLPAGKDYHDEYFGDVEIFQYELQLSVPIAELAAKSEVTIHYQGCAVAGLCYPPMTKTFISQ; this is encoded by the coding sequence ATGAACCTAAAATCGCTCCTGTTATTAGCTGGCAGCCTCGCACTGCAAAGCACAATACCCGCATTTGCCAATAATAATTTTAGTCTATTTGCCAATAAAGCACAAAGCGCACCAGCATTCTTACCAGCCGAAGAAGCGTTTGTATTTTCGCAACTGCAGCAAGACCAGCAGTTAAATGTATTCTGGCAAATTACTGATGGCTATTATTTATATAAGAATAAATTACGTGTCACCATCAATGGTAACGAACACACTATCCAAGGCTTGCCCGCAGGTAAAGATTATCATGATGAATATTTTGGTGATGTGGAGATATTTCAGTACGAATTGCAGTTATCAGTGCCCATTGCTGAGCTCGCCGCAAAAAGTGAAGTAACTATTCACTATCAAGGTTGTGCAGTAGCTGGCTTATGTTACCCGCCCATGACAAAAACATTCATTAGCCAATAA
- a CDS encoding TRAP transporter large permease, translating into MESYIPIIILFVLFLLNIPIAFSLISSAMVYFLFINDSIPVSLVMQRFISSTESFPLLAIPFFIMVGSVMNYAGISRSLLAFADSLIGHKTGGLAHVNVALSTLMGGISGSANADAAMQSKILAPEMTKRGYDLPFTAAVTAASSSISPVIPPGINLIIYALLANVSVHQMFIAGYIPAFMMALSLMITIAFIARRRNYKPSRSAPAPAKERLQCFAQAIPALCIPFGIILGMRFGLFTPTEAGAIAVLLCSIIGLFVYRVLKPHHFKYILQETVQGTSSVMFIIIGAMVFGYYMTLEQIPHNVAAALIELTDNKLILLLLINVLLLVVGMFIEGGAAMIILTPLLLPAVLNLGVNPVHFGIIVIVNIMIGGVTPPFGSMMFTVCSILKVKMVDFVREVLPLLLALLTVLMILTYSESLVMFLPNLL; encoded by the coding sequence GTGGAAAGCTATATTCCTATTATTATTTTATTTGTCTTATTTTTACTTAATATACCCATTGCCTTTTCGTTGATATCATCAGCCATGGTGTATTTTCTATTTATTAATGATTCCATTCCCGTAAGCTTGGTCATGCAACGTTTTATTTCATCGACGGAATCTTTTCCGCTGCTGGCGATCCCCTTCTTTATCATGGTGGGTTCAGTAATGAACTACGCGGGTATTAGCCGTAGTTTATTAGCCTTTGCAGATTCATTGATTGGCCATAAAACCGGGGGGTTAGCACACGTGAACGTGGCATTAAGCACCTTGATGGGCGGGATATCAGGTTCGGCAAACGCCGATGCGGCAATGCAATCCAAAATCCTAGCACCTGAAATGACCAAGCGTGGTTATGACTTACCGTTCACAGCAGCAGTAACCGCCGCTTCATCAAGTATTAGCCCCGTGATCCCACCGGGTATTAACTTGATCATCTACGCATTACTGGCCAATGTATCTGTTCATCAAATGTTTATCGCTGGTTACATCCCTGCATTTATGATGGCGTTATCCTTGATGATAACAATCGCTTTTATTGCTCGACGCCGCAATTATAAACCATCACGTTCAGCGCCCGCTCCCGCTAAAGAACGTTTACAGTGTTTCGCTCAAGCGATTCCTGCATTATGTATTCCTTTCGGCATTATTTTGGGTATGCGCTTTGGTTTATTTACCCCAACTGAAGCTGGCGCAATAGCCGTATTACTTTGTTCTATCATTGGTTTATTTGTTTATCGCGTATTAAAGCCACACCATTTCAAATATATTTTGCAAGAAACGGTACAAGGCACAAGTAGCGTTATGTTCATCATTATTGGTGCCATGGTATTTGGTTACTATATGACGCTAGAACAAATACCGCATAACGTCGCTGCAGCCTTAATTGAATTAACCGATAACAAGTTAATTTTATTACTGTTAATTAACGTCCTACTTTTAGTTGTCGGCATGTTCATCGAAGGCGGTGCGGCGATGATCATCCTAACGCCACTGCTATTACCTGCAGTGCTTAACTTGGGCGTTAACCCTGTTCATTTCGGTATCATCGTTATTGTAAATATCATGATAGGTGGCGTAACCCCACCCTTTGGTTCGATGATGTTTACCGTCTGCTCAATTTTAAAAGTAAAAATGGTCGATTTCGTGCGTGAAGTGTTACCACTATTACTTGCACTACTCACTGTATTAATGATTTTAACTTATTCAGAAAGCTTGGTGATGTTTTTGCCGAATTTACTATAA
- a CDS encoding HAD-IIB family hydrolase, which yields MNSVKNKLTPDWHNVEWVLTDVDDTLTWQGKLPPETLIALTELQQAGIRVVAVTGACAGWCDHIAQLWPVDAVLGENGAFIMEKENGYLTLRANRSMDEIAQQQAILKQQVNTILADYPDLNLTLDQSYRLCEVAIDIGQNRARVDDVIIAEVVAKIHALGAHATASSIHINAWYGEHSKKATSLQFLAEKGLSPQAILTQSCYVGDSMNDQLMFEALSKTVGVANIEKYWHQLSHHPKIVMSKPGGFGFAEFTKQLLDIKGR from the coding sequence ATGAATTCAGTAAAAAATAAATTAACACCAGATTGGCATAATGTGGAGTGGGTATTAACCGATGTGGATGACACCCTTACCTGGCAAGGAAAGTTACCACCAGAAACCTTAATTGCCCTAACAGAACTGCAGCAAGCAGGGATCAGAGTCGTTGCAGTCACTGGCGCTTGTGCAGGTTGGTGTGATCACATTGCACAGCTATGGCCAGTCGATGCAGTTCTAGGTGAAAACGGCGCTTTCATTATGGAAAAAGAAAATGGCTACCTCACCCTGCGAGCCAATCGCTCAATGGATGAAATCGCCCAACAACAAGCAATACTAAAACAGCAAGTAAACACGATTTTAGCGGATTACCCCGACCTCAATTTAACGCTCGACCAATCATATCGATTATGTGAAGTCGCTATCGATATTGGCCAAAATAGAGCCCGTGTTGATGATGTTATAATTGCTGAAGTGGTTGCCAAAATTCATGCACTTGGGGCACATGCAACGGCAAGTTCCATTCATATCAATGCCTGGTATGGCGAACATTCAAAGAAAGCCACATCGTTGCAATTTTTGGCGGAAAAAGGCTTATCACCACAAGCGATTTTAACTCAATCTTGTTATGTGGGTGATTCGATGAATGATCAATTGATGTTTGAAGCGCTATCAAAAACAGTCGGTGTAGCTAACATTGAAAAATATTGGCACCAGCTCAGTCACCATCCCAAGATAGTCATGAGTAAACCTGGTGGTTTCGGCTTTGCTGAATTTACGAAGCAGTTACTTGATATAAAAGGTCGCTAG
- a CDS encoding DeoR/GlpR family DNA-binding transcription regulator produces MELNQRQQQILQRLKQVEGIQIDDLATYFDVTTQTIRRDVNQLCEQGIARRIHGGVSLPALLTNTTYQFRADVETGIKDKLAKEVANSIPDGSTVMMGIGTTITRIAHYLLHKKSLRIITNNLQVARILEANKFAEVYIAGGLFRSEHQDIVGHSVLIFFAGFEADIAIVSCGSITQSHAVMEHETQEAELSRCILDNARQRWLVADTSKWSRFASVKVRKLHEFERIYTNKKALPSELPIHFIADE; encoded by the coding sequence ATGGAATTAAATCAACGTCAGCAACAAATATTACAGCGTTTAAAGCAAGTGGAAGGGATCCAAATTGATGACTTGGCCACTTATTTTGACGTGACAACGCAGACTATACGTCGAGACGTAAATCAATTGTGTGAGCAAGGTATTGCACGGCGGATACACGGTGGTGTGAGTTTACCTGCGCTACTCACGAATACGACTTATCAATTTCGTGCGGATGTTGAAACAGGCATTAAAGATAAGCTTGCCAAAGAGGTCGCTAACTCGATTCCAGATGGCTCCACGGTGATGATGGGGATCGGCACGACAATAACACGTATTGCGCATTATTTGTTGCATAAGAAATCGCTGCGCATCATTACCAATAACCTACAAGTTGCTCGGATCTTGGAAGCCAATAAATTTGCAGAGGTTTATATTGCTGGAGGGTTATTCAGAAGTGAGCATCAAGATATTGTAGGGCACAGTGTACTTATATTTTTTGCTGGTTTTGAAGCGGATATTGCAATTGTAAGTTGTGGCTCTATTACGCAAAGCCATGCCGTTATGGAGCATGAAACACAAGAGGCAGAATTGTCACGCTGTATTTTAGATAACGCTCGCCAACGTTGGTTGGTGGCAGATACCAGTAAATGGTCTCGCTTTGCCTCTGTTAAAGTGAGAAAACTGCATGAATTTGAACGTATCTATACCAATAAAAAAGCGCTGCCAAGCGAACTACCTATTCACTTTATCGCTGATGAGTAG
- a CDS encoding FxsA family protein gives MLGRLFFLFTAMTLIEVYVLMSIGSLLGAELTIGIIILTAFAGSYLVRSQGVQTVQKLQARLAAGEAPGQEIVEGIMLLVCGVLLVTPGFVTDALGLLVLTPQIRGRLAKAIITQYKDRIIPQTTFTGGAQGFSYSSQSSTHSSSGHASQSSPFQQQPGATHNAKNDGAIEGDFVEVNRDDNKLN, from the coding sequence GTGTTAGGTCGTTTATTTTTCCTGTTTACTGCGATGACATTAATTGAAGTGTATGTACTAATGTCGATAGGCTCGCTATTAGGTGCAGAACTGACTATTGGTATTATTATTTTAACTGCGTTTGCTGGTTCGTATTTAGTTCGCAGCCAAGGCGTACAAACGGTGCAAAAACTACAAGCACGTTTAGCGGCGGGTGAAGCACCTGGGCAAGAAATTGTTGAAGGCATTATGCTACTTGTATGTGGTGTATTATTGGTTACCCCTGGTTTTGTGACTGATGCGTTAGGCTTGTTGGTATTAACGCCACAAATTCGAGGTCGTTTAGCTAAAGCGATTATCACGCAATACAAAGATCGTATTATTCCACAGACGACATTTACTGGTGGTGCGCAAGGCTTTAGCTATTCATCACAATCATCGACGCACTCTTCATCAGGGCATGCGTCACAGTCGTCACCATTTCAACAACAGCCAGGGGCGACACATAACGCTAAAAATGACGGCGCTATCGAAGGTGATTTTGTTGAAGTAAACCGAGATGACAATAAGCTTAATTAA
- a CDS encoding efflux RND transporter periplasmic adaptor subunit has translation MFRKSYFSVSHIKAAQWISILLIMLTLQACSEVVADETQVASQYLQASSEHLTQQDSYQVENKFVGKVIAKQDANLGFEFAGIIKTLHVIEGQQVKKGQLLAELNTQLLLIERNQLEAQLQQAEAEFDLIEANLKRLSSLSKRGFTSEQNIDELTSKKRVITANIRSTLSSLEASQYRIDKSKLLAPFDGIVSSRQIAQGEVIAAGATAFRLLQTGASEVTIGVPASFIRQLKGKDHQVEIAGVNYPVRLLSMGNEVDTVTRTISLRFALADNSAVYNGQLAYLALSQEYQQVGYWIPLSAITDGVRGMWNIYTLDQDLVQRDLKNTTVDNPALFQLKSTTVTILHATETAAYVQGDLKSNQAYVNTGIHRFVPGQKVTVSHQQAFANQAVDKNGLENQL, from the coding sequence ATGTTTAGAAAGAGTTACTTCTCAGTGTCGCATATAAAAGCAGCACAATGGATAAGTATATTGCTAATTATGCTTACACTACAAGCGTGTAGTGAGGTTGTTGCTGATGAAACGCAGGTCGCGTCACAGTATTTACAGGCGAGCAGTGAGCATTTAACTCAACAAGACAGTTATCAGGTTGAAAATAAGTTTGTTGGTAAGGTTATTGCCAAACAAGATGCTAACTTAGGTTTCGAATTTGCGGGAATTATTAAAACCTTGCATGTGATTGAAGGCCAGCAAGTTAAAAAGGGTCAATTGCTAGCAGAGCTTAACACTCAGTTACTATTAATAGAGCGCAATCAACTTGAAGCGCAATTGCAGCAAGCTGAAGCCGAATTTGATTTGATCGAAGCCAATTTAAAGCGCTTAAGTTCGCTAAGTAAACGTGGTTTTACATCGGAACAGAACATTGATGAATTGACGTCGAAAAAACGTGTTATTACTGCCAATATCCGCAGTACCTTATCGTCACTGGAAGCAAGTCAATATCGTATTGATAAATCGAAGTTATTAGCCCCGTTTGATGGCATTGTCAGCAGTCGCCAAATTGCGCAAGGTGAAGTGATTGCTGCTGGCGCCACAGCATTCCGATTGCTACAAACAGGTGCTTCTGAAGTTACTATTGGTGTACCTGCAAGCTTTATCCGTCAACTGAAAGGTAAGGATCATCAGGTGGAGATCGCAGGTGTTAATTATCCGGTACGCTTACTGAGCATGGGCAATGAAGTGGACACCGTGACGCGAACTATTAGCCTGCGTTTTGCATTAGCAGATAATAGCGCAGTTTATAACGGTCAATTGGCTTACCTTGCTCTGTCTCAAGAATATCAGCAAGTGGGTTATTGGATCCCATTAAGTGCTATTACTGATGGTGTACGTGGAATGTGGAACATCTACACCTTAGATCAAGATCTAGTACAACGAGATCTTAAAAATACGACAGTAGATAATCCTGCGTTATTCCAATTAAAAAGCACCACAGTGACAATATTACATGCCACTGAAACCGCGGCTTATGTGCAAGGTGACTTGAAGAGTAATCAGGCATATGTAAATACCGGTATTCATCGCTTCGTGCCAGGGCAAAAAGTCACGGTA
- the cobA gene encoding uroporphyrinogen-III C-methyltransferase, which produces MTGQTILTAINELQAVSHTGKVILVGSGPGDPDLLTIKALRLLQQAEVVVHDRLVSDEIIALIHPDAECFFVGKQAGYHCVPQSGINDLLVKLALQGKQVIRLKGGDPFIFGRGGEELEALLPFNIPFEVVPGITAASGCAAYAGIPLTHRDYTQGVQFITGHLKDDAHQLDWALLGKSTNTLVFYMGLTQSSGIASNLIEHGMDADMPVAIVEKGTSKQQRTLKGSLKDLGDLAAQAESPSLIIIGGVTQLASKLDWFSATLNTSA; this is translated from the coding sequence ATGACCGGACAAACAATACTAACAGCAATAAATGAGCTACAGGCCGTAAGTCATACAGGGAAAGTGATTTTAGTCGGTTCGGGTCCTGGTGATCCGGACTTATTAACCATTAAAGCATTACGCTTATTACAACAAGCTGAAGTGGTTGTACATGACCGCTTAGTATCCGATGAGATAATCGCGTTAATTCATCCCGATGCGGAATGTTTTTTTGTCGGTAAACAAGCGGGATACCATTGTGTTCCACAAAGCGGAATAAACGATCTACTGGTTAAACTCGCCTTACAGGGTAAACAAGTTATCCGTCTTAAAGGTGGCGATCCGTTTATCTTTGGTCGTGGGGGCGAAGAGCTTGAAGCCTTATTACCGTTTAATATTCCGTTTGAAGTTGTACCGGGTATCACTGCTGCATCAGGCTGTGCTGCTTACGCAGGGATCCCATTAACACATCGTGATTATACCCAAGGTGTGCAGTTTATTACCGGACACTTAAAAGATGATGCTCATCAGCTCGATTGGGCGTTACTCGGAAAATCCACCAATACGTTAGTGTTTTACATGGGTTTAACCCAAAGTAGTGGTATTGCGAGTAATCTTATTGAACACGGTATGGATGCTGATATGCCAGTGGCCATTGTAGAGAAGGGGACGAGTAAACAGCAGCGTACTTTAAAAGGATCGTTGAAAGATCTTGGCGATCTTGCCGCGCAAGCTGAAAGTCCTTCATTGATTATTATTGGTGGGGTAACGCAGTTAGCCAGCAAACTAGATTGGTTTAGTGCCACGCTTAATACGAGTGCATAG
- a CDS encoding TRAP transporter small permease, translating into MHFILKNIEEILASIAISITILVVIINVILRYGFGFVVPWSEELSVICFIWAVYLGISSCYKHKLHMGVDIIVTLLPESMRCPFRLLVSSFLLIVNMLMAYLSYDYMMLSNKVTPVMGMSYLTINGVLFFSFSLMTIHTINFIKDDIQLLRKKPLNTFK; encoded by the coding sequence ATGCATTTTATATTAAAAAATATCGAAGAAATCCTGGCTTCCATTGCTATTTCTATCACGATATTAGTTGTCATCATCAATGTGATCTTACGTTATGGTTTCGGATTTGTGGTGCCATGGAGTGAAGAGCTTTCAGTGATTTGCTTCATTTGGGCGGTCTACTTAGGCATTAGCTCATGCTATAAGCACAAGCTTCACATGGGCGTTGATATCATCGTGACATTATTACCAGAGTCAATGAGATGTCCGTTTAGACTTTTAGTATCAAGCTTTCTGCTAATCGTTAATATGCTCATGGCTTATCTGAGCTATGACTACATGATGTTATCAAACAAGGTAACACCAGTTATGGGCATGTCTTATCTAACCATCAACGGTGTACTCTTTTTCAGTTTCTCTTTAATGACGATCCACACAATTAACTTCATTAAAGATGACATTCAGCTGCTTCGCAAGAAGCCATTAAATACGTTTAAATAG
- a CDS encoding TetR/AcrR family transcriptional regulator → MSKPRTKSELKRNQILDAATLQFTQHGYAATSMDHIAKLAGVSKQTVYSHFGNKDELFITAISYKCELLGVSELLPENLGPVESTLTLFAQGFFSMITSADSMAVHRTCAAECVAHPHLSRLFFEAGPLFVIDKLANCLAEYHRRGELDIEDCREAAIQLLAMIKGEQWTRLEFNIEESLSEQEINHYLQRSVRLFVRGYQSLG, encoded by the coding sequence ATGAGCAAACCAAGAACAAAGAGTGAATTAAAGCGAAATCAAATACTTGACGCGGCAACATTGCAGTTTACCCAGCATGGTTATGCAGCGACCAGCATGGATCACATTGCTAAACTAGCCGGTGTATCGAAACAAACTGTCTATAGCCACTTCGGTAATAAAGATGAGCTATTTATTACCGCCATCAGTTATAAATGCGAATTATTAGGCGTAAGCGAATTATTACCCGAGAATCTAGGGCCTGTTGAATCAACCTTAACCTTATTCGCCCAAGGCTTTTTTTCCATGATCACATCAGCTGACTCCATGGCTGTACATCGGACCTGCGCAGCAGAGTGTGTTGCCCATCCGCATTTATCTCGGTTGTTTTTTGAAGCCGGTCCGCTGTTTGTTATCGATAAATTAGCGAACTGCTTAGCCGAGTACCATCGTCGTGGCGAGCTAGATATCGAAGACTGCCGTGAAGCAGCAATTCAGCTCTTGGCTATGATTAAAGGTGAACAATGGACGCGATTAGAATTTAATATTGAAGAGTCGTTATCGGAGCAGGAAATTAACCATTATTTACAACGTTCTGTACGCCTGTTTGTGCGCGGTTATCAAAGCTTAGGTTAA
- a CDS encoding glycerophosphodiester phosphodiesterase family protein: MITGHRGAAALAPENTLAGIKKAVASGIKWIEIDVQLSADNIPVIIHDRTVQRCTNGQGRVGDLNLGELKALDAGSWFAAEFAGETIPTLEEALLACQKYDLNMNLEIKTYCEEAVKPLVDKVIETVRTMNFPIEKLLFSSFSAIALVQCQSLYPDVRRGFITETKSADMLEELKPLALYSLHIDHRILDEVLATSIKDTGLKLMIWTLNDPTKIDKYTAWGVDNIITDKPNAF, translated from the coding sequence ATGATTACAGGTCATCGTGGTGCCGCGGCACTGGCTCCAGAGAATACGCTCGCAGGCATTAAAAAAGCCGTTGCGTCAGGCATTAAATGGATTGAGATTGATGTGCAGTTGAGCGCAGATAATATTCCCGTGATTATTCATGACCGAACCGTACAACGTTGTACTAATGGCCAAGGACGAGTTGGAGATCTCAATCTTGGTGAGCTTAAAGCGCTAGATGCAGGAAGTTGGTTTGCTGCTGAATTTGCTGGAGAGACTATTCCAACGCTTGAAGAAGCGCTGCTTGCTTGTCAAAAATACGATTTAAATATGAATCTTGAAATAAAAACGTATTGCGAAGAGGCCGTGAAACCGTTAGTGGATAAGGTTATCGAGACAGTGAGAACGATGAATTTTCCTATCGAAAAACTACTCTTTTCCAGTTTCTCAGCAATCGCATTAGTACAATGCCAATCGCTATATCCTGATGTTCGCCGCGGTTTTATTACTGAAACTAAATCAGCAGACATGTTGGAGGAGCTGAAGCCTCTTGCACTTTACAGTTTGCATATCGATCATCGCATTCTTGACGAAGTTTTGGCTACCTCGATCAAAGATACTGGGTTAAAATTAATGATTTGGACTTTAAATGATCCAACTAAAATAGATAAATATACAGCATGGGGTGTTGATAACATCATTACCGATAAACCTAACGCATTTTGA
- a CDS encoding C4-dicarboxylate TRAP transporter substrate-binding protein produces the protein MKKLVGTILTATLLLAGCGQQSDEDTSVSAIKPIDINMSLVFTQNELLTQELIQVSDKIRQRTDGSVNIKVFPGGQLPVYKDNLEQVVNGANWIAVEDLSYLGDYVPDFAALAGPMLYNSYDEYLAMMQTDFVADLKQQVEQKGIKVLNADYMFGFRHMITNKEIKNAADMKGMRIRVPGSQLFISTLDSMGASPAALPFPETYAGVQQGVVDGLEGSILTMYSTKIYEVAKNMSLTKHFLGTVGIYISPTLWDKLTAEQQQIVTEELEAGAISNTAELVKLDAEYTQKLEDLGVTFNNVDTAEFSKLTADVYNQFPTWSKDIHRTINMELEKIRAVK, from the coding sequence ATGAAAAAGCTAGTAGGAACGATTCTAACAGCCACATTACTGCTTGCCGGTTGTGGTCAACAAAGTGACGAAGACACTTCAGTTTCAGCAATCAAGCCGATTGATATCAATATGAGTTTAGTATTCACTCAAAACGAATTACTCACACAAGAATTAATTCAGGTCAGCGATAAGATCCGCCAACGAACTGATGGCTCGGTTAATATAAAAGTATTCCCAGGTGGTCAGCTGCCTGTTTATAAAGATAACCTTGAACAAGTTGTTAACGGCGCAAATTGGATCGCCGTTGAAGACCTTAGCTACTTAGGTGATTACGTGCCTGATTTTGCTGCGCTAGCAGGTCCTATGCTTTATAACTCATACGACGAATATCTTGCCATGATGCAAACTGACTTCGTTGCAGATCTAAAACAACAAGTTGAACAAAAAGGCATTAAAGTATTAAACGCTGATTACATGTTTGGCTTCCGTCATATGATCACCAACAAAGAAATCAAAAATGCAGCGGATATGAAAGGCATGCGTATTCGCGTTCCTGGCAGTCAATTATTTATTAGCACGCTTGATTCGATGGGTGCATCACCAGCTGCACTACCTTTCCCTGAAACCTATGCAGGTGTTCAGCAAGGCGTAGTTGATGGGCTTGAAGGTTCAATCTTAACCATGTACTCAACCAAAATTTATGAGGTGGCAAAAAATATGTCTCTGACTAAACACTTCTTAGGCACGGTTGGTATTTATATTTCACCGACATTGTGGGACAAGTTAACGGCAGAACAGCAACAAATCGTAACAGAAGAGTTGGAAGCAGGCGCTATATCAAACACCGCTGAATTAGTAAAATTAGATGCTGAATATACCCAGAAACTAGAAGATTTAGGCGTCACATTTAATAACGTTGACACGGCTGAATTTAGCAAACTAACGGCTGATGTTTATAATCAATTCCCGACATGGAGCAAAGATATTCATCGCACCATCAACATGGAATTAGAAAAAATACGCGCAGTTAAATAA